The following proteins are co-located in the Pontiella agarivorans genome:
- a CDS encoding DUF1826 domain-containing protein, which yields MTPSIPAAEPRKNGSTLLFEIREPDTPLVMWERDIPGDVVKQIQTWLSTGDCCVEEEIHVDQMDVRGLLAARLAENGWSENSKTGNWLIDDLTDLVYRFSEVADTCSLLFRLESLRDSACCKFHTDYLTLRMLCTYFGPGTEWAPEEAVCHEEIGCTADSTAAANRRIIPNPETIQRTASGTVLLFKGNRYPGTEGRGLVHRSAPVSAPHHTRLLLRIDPVQAGL from the coding sequence ATGACACCGTCCATCCCAGCGGCGGAGCCGCGAAAAAACGGAAGCACCCTCTTGTTTGAGATCAGAGAACCTGACACGCCTCTGGTGATGTGGGAACGGGATATCCCCGGAGACGTCGTGAAACAAATTCAGACGTGGCTGAGTACCGGAGACTGCTGTGTGGAAGAGGAAATCCATGTGGATCAGATGGATGTCCGGGGGCTGCTTGCCGCCCGGCTCGCAGAGAACGGATGGAGCGAAAATTCAAAAACCGGTAACTGGCTGATCGACGATCTGACCGATCTGGTCTACCGCTTCAGCGAAGTGGCCGATACTTGCTCACTGCTTTTCAGGCTCGAATCACTCCGGGATTCCGCTTGTTGCAAATTCCACACAGACTACCTGACGCTTCGGATGCTTTGTACTTATTTCGGCCCCGGGACCGAGTGGGCTCCCGAAGAAGCCGTGTGCCATGAGGAAATCGGATGCACCGCAGACTCCACAGCGGCCGCCAACCGACGCATCATTCCAAATCCAGAAACCATTCAGCGAACAGCTTCCGGCACGGTTCTTCTATTCAAAGGAAATCGCTACCCCGGAACAGAAGGCCGTGGACTGGTACACCGATCCGCTCCGGTTTCAGCCCCCCATCATACCCGCCTGCTGCTTCGCATTGACCCCGTGCAGGCCGGACTCTGA
- the truA gene encoding tRNA pseudouridine(38-40) synthase TruA has translation MKVKLNVSIVHEEEKNLPIASNDWKLCGLMSTRYKITVSYDGTNYSGWQVQPDHRTVQGELERLLAGMTEQKHVRVESSGRTDAGVHARAQVAHFVLPKKVDTRYFMRGINAQLDRDIRVTSFKVVPDDFHARFGAVGKEYRYFIYNGQIVPPTKRLYRLQEARPLDVERMRTAAALLVGDHDFAPFSVNPKRELHGTVRTIHSFSVRKQGADITLAVRGSGFLYKMVRSLAGILIDVGIGRREPEIINEILAHGKRTAVVRTAQPQGLFLWNVFY, from the coding sequence ATGAAGGTTAAGCTAAATGTATCGATCGTGCATGAGGAGGAAAAAAACTTGCCCATTGCTTCCAATGATTGGAAGTTATGCGGCCTTATGTCTACACGCTATAAAATTACGGTTTCTTACGACGGCACCAACTATTCCGGCTGGCAGGTTCAACCTGATCATCGGACCGTGCAGGGTGAACTTGAACGGCTGCTGGCCGGAATGACGGAGCAGAAGCATGTTCGCGTGGAATCTTCCGGCCGGACCGATGCCGGGGTGCATGCCCGTGCGCAGGTGGCGCATTTTGTTCTGCCGAAAAAAGTGGATACCCGATATTTTATGCGCGGGATTAATGCGCAGCTGGATCGCGATATTCGCGTGACGTCGTTCAAAGTGGTACCCGACGATTTTCATGCACGTTTCGGCGCGGTTGGAAAAGAATATCGCTATTTCATCTACAACGGTCAGATTGTTCCGCCGACCAAGCGTCTGTACCGTCTGCAGGAAGCACGGCCGCTTGATGTCGAACGCATGCGCACTGCGGCTGCACTGCTGGTGGGGGATCATGATTTTGCCCCGTTTTCCGTCAACCCGAAGCGCGAGCTCCACGGAACGGTACGTACTATTCACTCTTTCAGTGTACGCAAACAGGGTGCTGATATTACGCTCGCGGTGCGGGGCAGCGGTTTTCTGTATAAAATGGTTCGCAGTCTGGCGGGCATTCTGATCGATGTCGGGATCGGTCGTCGCGAGCCCGAAATTATCAACGAAATTTTGGCTCATGGTAAACGGACGGCGGTGGTGCGAACCGCCCAGCCTCAAGGCCTGTTTCTCTGGAATGTATTTTATTGA
- a CDS encoding DUF3142 domain-containing protein, which translates to MKPILLPLAILALTSAAAAKDAFYIWQQHWNSNVVHAVTRESPTTFYPIVTEIPAAGQSPLIPVPWAQLKQTGHTFIPVIRVPLSAFNRSDLDTELLRLCTELSDFHELQFDLDCPESRLSEYADLLKKIRSHLTGTALSVTALPAHLGNRDFERVALNCDYYVLQVHGLDVPDHIHRQAELMNFATAEQAVRRAEKLGHPYAIALPCYAYELNFDPDTGRFLHLTAEGPAGKRSTIKRRIAARPRDLIRLIQQFPSLQHARNLIWFRLPVPGDRLCLPRPALTEIQHGSIPQNKLTCTCIPISATTFEIGLLNGNVIHAHEAELTLTWNNPRGMYDLYRTVTSPEKQAGQLPATLQVPVPAPGSQIKVGWFSAEQFPLIEVHLK; encoded by the coding sequence ATGAAACCCATCCTGCTTCCACTTGCTATACTTGCCCTCACTTCAGCTGCGGCAGCCAAAGATGCATTCTACATCTGGCAGCAGCACTGGAACAGCAACGTGGTACATGCCGTCACCCGGGAATCGCCGACCACATTCTACCCCATCGTCACCGAAATTCCGGCGGCCGGACAAAGCCCGTTAATCCCGGTTCCCTGGGCACAGCTTAAGCAGACCGGACACACCTTCATACCGGTCATCCGTGTTCCGCTCAGTGCCTTCAACCGCAGCGATCTTGACACCGAACTGCTCCGCCTCTGCACAGAACTCTCGGACTTTCATGAACTGCAATTCGACCTCGATTGCCCGGAAAGCCGTCTTTCGGAATATGCCGATCTGCTTAAAAAAATCAGGTCGCACCTGACCGGAACAGCACTATCCGTTACCGCATTGCCGGCCCATCTGGGCAACCGCGATTTTGAGCGCGTTGCATTAAACTGCGACTATTATGTCCTGCAGGTCCACGGTCTCGACGTCCCCGATCATATCCACCGGCAAGCAGAACTGATGAATTTCGCGACCGCCGAACAGGCGGTCCGCCGTGCCGAAAAGCTCGGCCATCCCTATGCCATTGCCCTGCCCTGCTACGCCTACGAACTGAATTTTGATCCGGACACCGGCCGGTTTCTCCATCTGACCGCCGAAGGCCCCGCCGGAAAGCGGAGCACCATAAAACGCCGGATCGCCGCCCGGCCGCGCGATCTGATCCGGCTGATTCAGCAGTTCCCTTCTCTGCAACATGCGCGCAACCTCATCTGGTTCCGGCTCCCGGTTCCGGGCGACCGGCTCTGTCTGCCTCGCCCTGCACTCACCGAAATCCAGCACGGCAGCATCCCGCAGAACAAGTTGACCTGCACCTGCATCCCCATCAGTGCAACCACGTTTGAAATCGGACTGTTGAACGGCAATGTCATTCATGCACACGAAGCCGAACTCACCCTGACCTGGAACAATCCACGAGGAATGTACGACCTCTACCGCACCGTTACTTCCCCCGAAAAACAGGCCGGTCAGCTGCCCGCCACACTCCAGGTTCCCGTTCCCGCTCCGGGATCACAGATCAAAGTCGGCTGGTTCTCCGCCGAACAATTCCCGCTCATCGAGGTACATTTGAAATGA
- the cutA gene encoding divalent-cation tolerance protein CutA yields the protein MRTFKMNGDIPALMVYVTAADTAEAKRIARMAVQERLAACANILGGIQSVYQWKGELCEDDEVALILKTSGDRKNELISRIREIHSYETPCIVCLPVTDGNPAFLNWIQSETEI from the coding sequence GTGCGAACCTTTAAAATGAATGGCGATATTCCGGCTCTTATGGTGTATGTCACGGCGGCGGATACCGCCGAGGCAAAGCGGATTGCCCGTATGGCGGTGCAGGAGCGACTGGCGGCCTGCGCCAACATTCTCGGTGGCATTCAGTCCGTCTATCAATGGAAGGGCGAGCTCTGTGAAGATGATGAAGTTGCACTCATTCTCAAAACATCGGGTGATCGTAAAAACGAACTTATTTCCCGGATTCGCGAAATTCATTCGTATGAAACGCCCTGTATTGTCTGCCTGCCCGTTACTGACGGAAATCCCGCTTTTCTGAACTGGATTCAGTCGGAAACCGAGATATAG
- the zwf gene encoding glucose-6-phosphate dehydrogenase: MLFSGFSEQIRAHDPATIVIFGASGDLTHRKLIPALFVAYMQDLLPEPFRIVGFARRDYDDEIFRDMMEDSIRNFTRLPAAEETIRRFVEHLYYHKGDLSSPDSYAALKDRLAGAAYPENHLFYLSIIPDLFHTTVHNLQKAGMIRDPEEEHWTRVVIEKPFGKDLESAIALNKELLEHLDETQIYRIDHYLGKETVQNILSFRFANAIFEPVFNRSYVDHIQITASETVGMEKGRGGYYDEYGALRDMVTNHLLQLLCLVTMEAPGDLSAESIRNEKVKLLNATKLDIREDITDAVCRGQYAEGVDSDGNKIKGYLQEDRIDPQSDTDSFAALRLSINNWRWAGVPILLRTGKRMARKTTEIAVQFKVPPLQLFQQVECEDDVCDITRIKPNTLIFRIQPDEGIFLKVGTKRPGMRFVVEDVDMDFSYSGKWNQSLPEAYERLLLDTLHGDSTLFTRSDEVAAEWRVVQPILDNLELLKPFAYPPGEWGVKESDELFLGVEGFWRNGRMEKVSGSNVALDSANL; the protein is encoded by the coding sequence ATGCTTTTTTCAGGATTCAGCGAACAGATCCGTGCACATGATCCGGCGACCATTGTAATTTTCGGGGCGTCCGGCGATCTGACCCATCGAAAATTAATTCCAGCACTCTTTGTGGCCTATATGCAGGATCTGCTGCCGGAGCCGTTTAGAATTGTCGGTTTTGCGCGGCGGGACTATGACGATGAGATCTTTCGCGATATGATGGAGGATTCCATACGCAATTTCACCCGGCTCCCGGCCGCGGAAGAAACGATACGCCGTTTTGTAGAGCACCTGTATTATCACAAAGGGGATCTCTCCAGTCCGGATTCGTATGCGGCGCTGAAGGATCGGCTGGCCGGGGCGGCCTATCCTGAAAATCATCTGTTCTACCTCTCGATTATTCCGGATCTGTTTCATACCACCGTACATAACCTGCAGAAAGCCGGCATGATCCGCGATCCCGAAGAGGAGCATTGGACCCGCGTGGTGATTGAAAAACCGTTTGGAAAGGATCTCGAATCGGCGATTGCGCTGAATAAAGAGCTGCTGGAACATCTGGATGAAACGCAGATTTACCGTATCGATCACTATCTCGGGAAAGAAACAGTGCAGAATATTCTGTCGTTTCGGTTTGCCAATGCCATCTTCGAGCCGGTGTTCAACCGTTCGTATGTTGACCATATCCAGATCACGGCTTCGGAGACGGTCGGTATGGAAAAAGGGCGCGGCGGCTATTACGATGAATACGGTGCGCTGCGCGATATGGTGACCAATCATCTGCTGCAGCTGCTCTGCCTGGTGACCATGGAAGCGCCGGGCGATCTTTCTGCAGAGTCGATCCGGAACGAGAAGGTGAAGCTGCTGAATGCCACCAAACTGGATATTCGGGAGGATATCACCGATGCCGTCTGCCGCGGGCAGTATGCGGAGGGGGTAGATTCGGACGGAAATAAAATTAAGGGGTATCTGCAGGAGGATCGGATTGATCCGCAGTCGGACACGGATTCATTCGCGGCCCTGCGGCTGAGTATCAATAACTGGCGCTGGGCCGGGGTTCCGATTCTGCTGCGAACCGGAAAACGCATGGCCAGAAAAACCACGGAGATTGCGGTGCAGTTCAAAGTTCCACCGCTCCAGCTTTTCCAGCAGGTGGAATGCGAAGACGATGTTTGCGATATTACGCGCATAAAACCCAATACCCTGATTTTCCGCATTCAGCCCGATGAAGGCATTTTCCTCAAAGTCGGCACCAAGCGTCCCGGTATGCGATTTGTGGTGGAGGATGTCGATATGGATTTCTCCTATTCCGGAAAATGGAATCAGTCGCTGCCTGAAGCTTATGAACGTCTGCTGCTGGATACGCTGCACGGCGACTCCACGCTGTTCACCCGGTCCGACGAAGTGGCTGCGGAGTGGCGCGTGGTTCAGCCGATTCTCGATAATCTGGAGCTGCTTAAACCGTTTGCGTATCCGCCCGGTGAGTGGGGCGTGAAGGAATCGGACGAACTGTTTCTGGGGGTTGAAGGTTTTTGGCGGAACGGTCGGATGGAAAAAGTGTCGGGCTCAAATGTCGCTCTGGATAGTGCGAACCTTTAA
- a CDS encoding LptF/LptG family permease yields MKILARHLFMNLFQPLIYLLIAFALLFIIGDLMDTMKDFNKILTTTGEGGAGFWDVSRIMLHYYSLQLPSMVIFIVPICLLLATLYSLSQMTRHSEIVAMRASGVSIYRIVRPYLLMGFFCFLFTAVVNEYTGPRYAYRAHQLLESKTKASDDIYFENIAYKNPTLGHEWHIVGFDTRSYTMKGITLRIRRKDGSDREKITARKGHWLDRRWWFEDGEIQRFDENNTRLGRPETFQTLEMRYLKERPEEFMREAKDPAHQSSLELYEYIKTHRHLSLREIRSDLVDLHHKLTMPFICIIAVLIGIPVGAHTGRKGALSGIMMAIGLFFAFYATQFTMEYLAKQLYIKPWVGAWSAIIAFFFIGSALIYRMR; encoded by the coding sequence ATGAAAATTCTCGCCCGACACTTATTCATGAACCTGTTCCAGCCGCTGATCTATCTGCTGATTGCATTTGCGTTGCTCTTCATCATCGGCGATCTCATGGACACCATGAAGGATTTCAATAAAATCCTGACCACCACCGGGGAAGGCGGAGCCGGGTTCTGGGACGTCAGCAGAATCATGCTCCATTACTACAGCCTTCAGCTGCCCTCGATGGTCATTTTCATTGTTCCGATCTGCCTGCTGCTGGCCACCCTATACAGCCTTTCACAAATGACCCGCCACAGCGAAATTGTGGCCATGCGCGCCAGCGGGGTCAGTATCTACCGCATTGTCCGCCCCTACCTGCTGATGGGATTCTTCTGCTTTCTGTTCACCGCTGTGGTCAATGAATATACCGGCCCCCGCTATGCCTACCGCGCACACCAGTTACTGGAAAGTAAAACCAAAGCCAGCGACGACATATACTTTGAAAATATTGCCTACAAAAATCCGACGCTCGGCCACGAATGGCATATCGTCGGGTTCGACACCCGCTCCTACACCATGAAGGGCATCACCCTGCGAATCCGGCGCAAAGATGGGTCCGACCGCGAAAAAATCACCGCCCGTAAAGGCCACTGGCTCGACCGCCGCTGGTGGTTCGAAGACGGCGAAATACAGCGTTTCGATGAAAATAACACCCGGCTCGGGCGGCCCGAAACCTTCCAGACCCTGGAAATGCGCTACCTTAAAGAACGACCCGAAGAATTCATGCGCGAGGCCAAAGATCCTGCCCACCAGTCATCGCTCGAGCTCTATGAATACATCAAAACCCATCGGCATCTCTCGTTGCGGGAAATCCGGAGCGACCTCGTCGATCTGCACCACAAACTGACCATGCCCTTCATCTGCATCATTGCCGTACTCATCGGCATTCCCGTCGGGGCCCACACCGGACGCAAAGGCGCGCTTTCCGGCATTATGATGGCCATCGGCCTCTTTTTCGCCTTTTATGCCACCCAGTTCACCATGGAATACCTCGCCAAACAGCTGTATATCAAACCCTGGGTCGGCGCCTGGTCCGCCATCATCGCCTTCTTTTTCATCGGAAGCGCCCTGATTTACCGGATGCGGTAG
- a CDS encoding GNAT family N-acetyltransferase yields MNIRTATPADFDAIWPVFHTIAAAGETYAYPRDIDRDTAYRLWMERPRQTWVAEENGTLLGTYYLKTNQPGPGAHICNCGYMTSPDARGKGVATAMCRHSKKTALEFGYKAMQFNFVASTNKGAVRLWQKLGFEIVGRLPRAFNHPAHGYVDALVMFQWLENTHE; encoded by the coding sequence CTGAACATCAGAACAGCCACACCTGCAGACTTTGATGCCATCTGGCCCGTTTTCCACACCATCGCCGCAGCCGGCGAAACCTATGCCTATCCCCGGGACATCGACCGGGACACTGCATACAGACTCTGGATGGAACGGCCGCGTCAAACCTGGGTCGCTGAAGAAAACGGAACCCTCCTCGGCACCTACTACCTGAAAACCAACCAGCCCGGCCCCGGCGCACACATCTGCAACTGCGGATATATGACTTCACCCGACGCACGCGGCAAAGGGGTTGCCACCGCCATGTGCCGGCACTCAAAAAAAACAGCACTGGAATTCGGCTACAAAGCCATGCAGTTTAATTTCGTTGCCTCCACCAACAAAGGGGCCGTACGCCTCTGGCAAAAACTCGGCTTCGAAATCGTCGGCCGCCTGCCCCGCGCCTTCAATCACCCCGCTCACGGTTATGTGGACGCCCTGGTCATGTTCCAGTGGCTGGAAAACACCCATGAATGA